Proteins from a single region of Chryseobacterium scophthalmum:
- a CDS encoding C1 family peptidase produces MKNKRFASLLFVLCAGSMMFAQDDLINKLKNNQSQNANFQFTTLKDVGATSVKNQGSSGTCWSYSGNSFLESEMQRMGKKPVDLAEIFTARNSYHDKAKLYVLNGGAISWGDGGELHDVVNMYKKYGAVPQDVYTGLKAGQSLNNFKEMQGKLKPVLDSLVEASSKGKLSDNWMASVDAILDEYLGKVPTNFTYEGKNYTPKTFAKEVVGINPEDYVELSSYKDYPYYQKFVVPIPDNWSHDSDWNIPMNELTAIIDNAVNKGYSVGWATDVSEPYFSYKNGVAYVPDVDLDQITPEVKKDLFTQPKKDKTITEDMRQKALNNLSTTDDHGMHIVGLAKDQSGKEYYMVKNSWGVTNDFDGYLYVTRPYVEYKSTAILVHKNAIPKNIRKQLKPSKSIGL; encoded by the coding sequence ATGAAAAACAAAAGATTTGCGTCACTACTTTTTGTTTTATGCGCAGGAAGTATGATGTTTGCTCAGGATGACCTGATCAACAAGTTGAAAAACAATCAGTCTCAAAATGCCAATTTCCAATTTACTACGTTGAAAGATGTGGGAGCAACTTCGGTGAAAAACCAGGGTTCATCAGGAACTTGTTGGAGCTATTCAGGAAACTCTTTTCTGGAGTCTGAAATGCAGAGGATGGGCAAAAAACCAGTTGATTTGGCTGAAATCTTTACTGCAAGAAATTCTTATCACGATAAAGCAAAATTATACGTGTTAAATGGCGGAGCAATCAGTTGGGGAGATGGAGGTGAGCTTCACGATGTTGTTAACATGTACAAAAAATACGGAGCGGTTCCACAAGATGTTTATACAGGTTTGAAAGCCGGACAGTCTTTAAATAATTTTAAAGAAATGCAGGGCAAACTAAAGCCGGTTTTAGACAGCTTAGTTGAAGCGTCTTCAAAAGGAAAACTTTCGGACAACTGGATGGCTTCTGTAGATGCTATTTTAGATGAATATTTAGGAAAAGTACCTACGAATTTTACCTACGAAGGGAAAAATTATACTCCAAAAACTTTTGCTAAAGAAGTGGTAGGAATTAATCCTGAAGATTATGTGGAGTTGTCTTCATACAAAGATTATCCTTATTACCAGAAATTTGTAGTTCCGATTCCTGATAACTGGAGCCATGATTCTGACTGGAATATTCCAATGAATGAATTGACTGCAATTATCGATAATGCTGTTAACAAAGGATACTCTGTAGGTTGGGCAACAGACGTTTCTGAGCCTTATTTTTCATACAAAAATGGAGTTGCTTACGTTCCAGATGTAGATCTTGATCAGATTACTCCGGAAGTAAAAAAAGATTTATTTACTCAGCCTAAAAAAGATAAAACCATTACTGAAGATATGCGTCAGAAAGCTTTAAACAATCTTTCTACTACTGATGATCACGGAATGCACATCGTAGGTTTGGCAAAAGATCAGTCGGGTAAAGAATATTATATGGTGAAAAATTCTTGGGGTGTAACCAATGATTTTGATGGATATTTATATGTGACTAGACCATATGTTGAGTATAAATCAACTGCAATTTTGGTTCACAAAAATGCAATTCCTAAGAACATCAGAAAGCAATTGAAACCAAGCAAAAGCATTGGTTTGTAA
- a CDS encoding NADH:flavin oxidoreductase: protein MSTESLFKPFQYKNLELKNRIVMAPMTRAQSDNGVPTQQIVDYYARRAASEVGLILSEGTVINRPGSKNLQNIPDFYGTEALNGWKNVIDAVHQNGGKMGPQIWHVGDTRSLEDYPLVDMEKASTMTLEDIQDTIAQFAASAKSAKDLGFDVLEIHGAHGYLIDQFFWEVTNTRTDEYGGKTLKERSKFAVDVVKAMRAAVGEDFTIIIRLSQWKQQDYKSRLALNPNEMEDWLLPLKEAGVDIFHCSQRRFWEPEFEGSDLNFAGWAKKITGQPTITVGSVGLNGDFMAAFAGEGSEKADLKDLVRRLDREDFDLVAVGRALLSDYQWAKKIKDGRVEELTDFAGSSLGVLY, encoded by the coding sequence ATGAGTACAGAATCATTGTTTAAACCTTTTCAATACAAAAATTTAGAACTAAAAAATAGAATAGTAATGGCTCCGATGACGAGAGCGCAATCTGATAACGGAGTTCCCACTCAGCAAATAGTAGATTACTATGCAAGAAGAGCTGCTTCGGAAGTTGGGTTGATCCTTTCTGAAGGAACAGTGATCAACAGACCCGGATCTAAAAATCTACAAAATATCCCTGATTTTTATGGAACTGAAGCATTAAACGGCTGGAAAAATGTGATTGATGCAGTTCATCAAAATGGAGGAAAAATGGGACCACAGATTTGGCATGTTGGTGATACAAGAAGTTTAGAAGATTATCCTTTAGTGGATATGGAGAAAGCTTCTACAATGACCTTGGAAGATATTCAGGATACAATTGCTCAGTTTGCGGCTTCGGCAAAATCGGCAAAAGATTTAGGATTTGATGTTTTGGAAATTCATGGCGCTCATGGTTATTTAATTGATCAGTTTTTCTGGGAAGTAACTAATACCAGAACTGATGAATACGGAGGAAAAACATTAAAAGAAAGAAGCAAATTTGCGGTGGATGTTGTAAAAGCAATGCGAGCTGCAGTAGGAGAGGATTTTACCATTATTATCCGTCTTTCTCAGTGGAAACAGCAGGATTATAAAAGCAGATTAGCTTTAAATCCTAACGAAATGGAAGATTGGTTATTGCCATTAAAAGAAGCCGGAGTAGATATTTTCCATTGTTCACAAAGACGTTTTTGGGAACCTGAATTTGAAGGTTCAGATTTGAACTTCGCAGGTTGGGCTAAAAAAATTACGGGTCAACCAACAATTACAGTTGGTTCTGTAGGATTAAACGGTGATTTTATGGCAGCTTTTGCAGGAGAAGGCTCAGAAAAAGCAGACCTTAAAGATTTGGTAAGAAGACTTGACCGTGAAGATTTTGATCTGGTTGCGGTAGGACGTGCTTTGTTGAGCGATTATCAATGGGCAAAGAAAATTAAAGACGGCAGAGTAGAAGAGCTTACAGATTTTGCTGGTTCTAGTTTAGGAGTGCTTTATTAA
- a CDS encoding winged helix-turn-helix transcriptional regulator — translation MKQNELMQYSCPLGKAMSALGSKWKPIIVLVIKDRKLRFGELAVRINVISRKVLTDQLKEMQTDGLIIREEFKELPPRVEYSLTEKGLALLPILYQLEEWETKYHVYDPEKEKDCKMLLEKREKKNAIV, via the coding sequence ATGAAACAAAACGAATTGATGCAATACAGCTGTCCTTTAGGCAAAGCAATGTCTGCATTGGGAAGCAAATGGAAACCGATTATCGTATTGGTTATTAAAGACCGAAAACTACGTTTTGGAGAGCTTGCCGTGCGTATTAATGTTATTTCAAGAAAAGTTCTGACCGATCAATTAAAAGAAATGCAAACTGACGGATTAATCATCCGTGAAGAATTTAAAGAACTTCCGCCAAGAGTAGAATATTCGTTGACAGAAAAGGGTTTAGCGCTTTTACCTATCCTATACCAACTGGAAGAATGGGAAACAAAATATCATGTTTATGACCCTGAAAAAGAGAAGGATTGTAAAATGCTTTTGGAAAAAAGGGAAAAGAAAAATGCTATTGTTTAA
- a CDS encoding class I SAM-dependent methyltransferase — translation MKITKLVVLFNYQKIVLGIIVSIVLFGLSFFINSNDFILFFRVLSILIILNIIASLVASYILYDNSDLYELNNLKGVVDWNKTENVVLVHASFDPLSKSLEEKYPNLNLTVCDIFGNRHEQEKGIETSKKIFPPNPKEIKIKPHQLPFDDRSQDVILAITALHEILDHDQRVLFFKEAKRVLKDDGLIVISEQFRDFTNFVFFNIGAFHFLSKKQWQKAISEADLEIAENKKITLFANMLIVRNRMLGGV, via the coding sequence ATGAAAATCACAAAACTCGTTGTTCTCTTCAATTACCAGAAAATAGTTTTAGGAATCATTGTTTCCATTGTTCTTTTTGGGTTGTCGTTTTTTATTAATTCGAATGATTTTATTTTGTTTTTCAGAGTTTTAAGTATTCTTATTATTTTGAACATTATTGCTTCACTCGTGGCTTCTTATATTTTGTATGACAATTCAGACTTATACGAATTAAACAATTTAAAAGGAGTTGTAGACTGGAATAAAACTGAAAATGTTGTTTTGGTTCATGCCAGTTTTGATCCTTTGTCTAAAAGTCTGGAAGAAAAATATCCTAATTTAAATTTAACAGTTTGTGATATTTTTGGAAATCGTCACGAACAGGAAAAAGGAATTGAAACTTCAAAAAAGATATTTCCTCCGAATCCTAAAGAAATAAAAATAAAACCTCATCAATTGCCTTTTGATGATCGTTCTCAAGATGTAATTCTTGCCATAACTGCACTTCACGAAATTTTGGATCACGACCAAAGGGTTTTATTCTTTAAAGAAGCTAAAAGAGTTTTAAAAGATGATGGTTTGATCGTTATTTCAGAACAGTTCAGGGATTTTACCAACTTCGTTTTCTTCAACATCGGAGCCTTTCATTTTTTAAGCAAAAAGCAATGGCAAAAAGCAATTTCGGAAGCAGATTTGGAAATTGCTGAGAATAAAAAGATTACACTGTTTGCGAATATGCTAATAGTAAGAAATAGGATGTTGGGAGGTGTTTAA